In Hallerella succinigenes, the following are encoded in one genomic region:
- the murJ gene encoding murein biosynthesis integral membrane protein MurJ — protein sequence MNKATLIIAASMLASRVLGILREMLLARAAGVTAEKNALDLAFLIPDILNHVVSTGFLSIVFIPIFFGYKTKDDEEGAWKFFSNVLNTIGILFLALIIPSFIWMKELISLFTSAADLPEEILDCATYFGRIILPGQLFIFAGSFLVAVQHTRKQFTIPSLTGVIYNLAVIGGGIIGSDHGLEGFAWGVPIGAFIGFFVLQIFGAYRSGIHYRFYLNPKHPDIIRYVKMMFPMSFGVGSMFAFEFIIRSFGGIFGSSGISSLNYAYRVMYTLVAVFGFSVGVSGYPDMARLVKENKFSELNNKIWSSLSRMFCILVPAVITIWALSFPAVRILFERGAFLRDTTEYVAKLLHWYLPASLGLCLQAVLVRSFYAKEKMWTPTLINTGIFLLTIPAYLFFAEDFGIYVVPIIGASGAILQVATMVFLWARQTGTEGMEHALWNMGRALASFAAMIVIAIAIENISYDFVRSCSLFALIVYSGFIGILLFPTCLGLQKAIGSDDAGDILNELLGKILRKSRITKKNL from the coding sequence ATGAACAAAGCGACTCTTATTATTGCGGCGAGCATGCTCGCCAGCCGTGTACTCGGCATTCTCCGTGAAATGCTCCTTGCCCGTGCAGCGGGCGTCACCGCAGAAAAGAACGCTCTGGATCTCGCCTTCCTCATCCCGGATATTCTGAATCACGTAGTGAGCACAGGCTTTCTTTCGATTGTCTTCATCCCGATCTTTTTTGGCTACAAGACAAAAGACGACGAAGAGGGTGCCTGGAAATTCTTCAGCAATGTGCTGAACACGATTGGCATTCTTTTCCTAGCTTTAATCATCCCGTCCTTCATTTGGATGAAGGAACTGATCAGCCTCTTCACTTCGGCGGCGGATTTGCCCGAAGAAATCCTAGACTGCGCAACATACTTCGGCAGAATCATTTTGCCGGGACAGCTCTTTATCTTTGCCGGCAGCTTCCTCGTCGCCGTACAACATACCCGCAAGCAGTTCACGATTCCTTCGTTGACGGGCGTCATCTACAACCTTGCGGTTATCGGCGGCGGTATCATCGGAAGCGATCACGGTCTCGAAGGATTTGCGTGGGGCGTTCCCATCGGTGCGTTCATCGGTTTCTTTGTTCTGCAGATTTTTGGAGCCTACCGTAGCGGGATACATTACCGCTTCTATTTGAACCCGAAGCATCCCGACATAATACGGTATGTGAAGATGATGTTCCCGATGTCCTTTGGCGTCGGAAGCATGTTCGCATTTGAATTTATCATTCGAAGCTTCGGCGGCATTTTCGGTTCGAGCGGAATTTCTAGTTTGAATTACGCCTACCGTGTGATGTACACTCTCGTCGCGGTCTTCGGATTTTCCGTTGGCGTTTCCGGCTACCCGGATATGGCGCGCCTTGTCAAAGAAAACAAGTTCAGCGAGCTGAATAACAAGATCTGGTCGAGCCTTTCGAGAATGTTCTGCATTCTCGTTCCAGCGGTCATCACAATCTGGGCACTTTCCTTCCCCGCTGTAAGAATTCTTTTTGAACGTGGCGCCTTTTTACGCGATACGACGGAATACGTGGCAAAACTTTTGCACTGGTATTTGCCGGCAAGCCTTGGTCTTTGCCTGCAAGCGGTGCTCGTGCGTTCCTTCTATGCAAAAGAAAAGATGTGGACGCCAACGCTCATCAACACGGGCATTTTCCTGCTGACGATTCCCGCCTACCTCTTCTTCGCCGAGGACTTCGGTATTTATGTAGTCCCAATCATCGGAGCCTCAGGCGCCATACTCCAAGTGGCAACGATGGTGTTCCTCTGGGCGCGTCAAACGGGTACGGAGGGCATGGAACATGCTCTTTGGAATATGGGAAGAGCTCTCGCCAGTTTCGCCGCAATGATCGTCATCGCTATTGCTATCGAGAATATTTCATACGACTTTGTCCGCAGTTGCTCGCTGTTCGCTCTGATCGTTTATTCAGGCTTTATCGGCATTCTTCTTTTCCCTACGTGCCTTGGACTACAAAAAGCAATTGGTTCCGATGACGCAGGCGATATTTTAAATGAACTTCTCGGAAAAATTCTCCGTAAGTCGCGCATTACAAAAAAAAATTTGTAA
- the rbr gene encoding rubrerythrin: MELKGSKTEKNLWTAFAGESQARNKYTYYASKARKDGYVQIANIFEETAGNEKEHAKLWFKYLKGGEIPDTIANLKDAADGENYEWTDMYAQMAKEAREEGFNEIARKFEMVAKIEKEHEERYRKLLKNVEEGLVFSRDGDTIWQCSNCGHIIIGKKAPAVCPVCNHPQSYFEIKKENY, translated from the coding sequence ATGGAATTAAAAGGCTCTAAAACAGAGAAGAACTTGTGGACCGCTTTTGCTGGAGAATCTCAGGCTCGTAATAAATACACTTACTATGCGTCTAAGGCGCGCAAAGATGGCTACGTTCAAATCGCAAACATCTTTGAAGAAACAGCGGGCAATGAAAAGGAGCACGCTAAACTTTGGTTCAAGTATCTGAAGGGTGGTGAAATTCCCGATACCATCGCAAACTTGAAGGATGCCGCTGATGGCGAAAACTATGAATGGACCGACATGTACGCTCAGATGGCGAAGGAAGCTCGTGAAGAAGGCTTCAACGAAATCGCGAGAAAGTTCGAAATGGTCGCCAAGATTGAAAAGGAACACGAAGAACGCTATCGTAAGTTGCTGAAGAACGTAGAAGAAGGGCTTGTCTTCTCGCGTGACGGTGACACGATTTGGCAGTGCTCCAACTGCGGTCACATCATCATCGGCAAAAAGGCTCCGGCCGTTTGCCCGGTCTGCAACCATCCGCAGAGCTACTTCGAAATCAAGAAAGAAAACTATTAA
- the mscL gene encoding large-conductance mechanosensitive channel protein MscL — protein MDIKNKATGLLAEFKAFAFKGNIVDMAIGVIIGGAFGKIVTSFVNDIVMPCVTAIIAAVSGTKNAAEGLKTLSYTTESGVAIPYGNFIGGVLDFLIVALVVFIVMKKFLGFMQNMRKQEEAKPAEPPAPPAPSKEEVLLTEIRDLLKK, from the coding sequence ATGGACATTAAAAATAAGGCTACAGGCCTTCTTGCTGAATTTAAGGCGTTCGCGTTTAAGGGCAACATCGTCGACATGGCGATAGGTGTCATTATCGGTGGTGCTTTCGGTAAAATTGTCACTTCTTTCGTGAACGACATCGTGATGCCGTGCGTGACAGCAATCATCGCAGCTGTTTCGGGTACAAAGAATGCTGCCGAAGGTTTGAAGACGCTTTCCTACACGACGGAATCTGGTGTCGCGATTCCTTACGGTAACTTCATCGGTGGCGTTTTGGACTTTCTCATTGTCGCTCTTGTCGTCTTCATCGTGATGAAGAAGTTCCTCGGCTTTATGCAGAACATGCGCAAGCAGGAAGAAGCAAAGCCGGCCGAGCCGCCAGCACCGCCGGCACCGTCCAAGGAAGAAGTTCTCTTGACGGAAATCCGCGATTTGCTCAAGAAGTAA
- a CDS encoding EamA family transporter has translation MLWVTLALGSALFLGFYDIAKKKALTGNAVLPVLFFVSLTCTAVLLPVYFLGKIPSLALSEHLMLLVKAAIVTASWIFTFNAVSRLPLSLTAPIRASAPIFTIAMAVAIMGERPSSFEWIGIGFAMVSYFLISIASRKETGHFFTNIWILSMFFGTFLGSCSGVYDKFLLQRAKLDPLAIQFYFNIYMACIQAFSILLLCFLQRNKPDRKRFEFRWIILAVGVLLVIADRFYFLAVHEPDALISVVTVIRRSNVLISFAGGLIFFKEKRTKLKYVAMVGILIGLFFFGLK, from the coding sequence ATGCTTTGGGTCACACTCGCACTTGGATCCGCCTTATTTTTAGGATTCTATGACATTGCAAAGAAAAAGGCTCTCACCGGCAACGCCGTTTTGCCCGTCCTGTTCTTTGTCAGCTTAACCTGTACCGCCGTTCTTTTGCCGGTTTACTTCCTCGGTAAAATTCCATCGCTTGCGCTTTCCGAGCATTTGATGCTCCTCGTCAAAGCGGCGATCGTGACCGCAAGCTGGATCTTTACCTTCAACGCGGTCTCCCGTCTACCGCTCAGTCTCACCGCTCCCATCCGCGCAAGTGCGCCGATCTTTACTATCGCGATGGCGGTCGCCATCATGGGAGAACGTCCGAGCTCCTTTGAATGGATCGGCATCGGCTTTGCCATGGTGAGCTATTTCCTCATCAGCATCGCATCCCGAAAGGAAACGGGACACTTCTTTACGAACATCTGGATTCTTTCGATGTTCTTCGGCACCTTTCTCGGATCGTGCAGCGGCGTGTACGACAAGTTCCTATTGCAAAGGGCAAAGCTCGACCCGCTCGCAATCCAGTTCTACTTTAACATTTACATGGCATGCATCCAAGCGTTCAGCATTCTATTACTCTGTTTCTTGCAACGTAACAAGCCGGACCGAAAACGCTTTGAATTCCGCTGGATCATTTTGGCGGTGGGCGTTCTGCTCGTCATCGCAGACCGTTTTTACTTCCTCGCCGTCCACGAACCGGACGCCCTGATTTCCGTCGTCACGGTCATCCGCCGTTCGAACGTGCTGATCAGTTTCGCCGGTGGGCTGATTTTCTTTAAGGAAAAACGCACCAAACTCAAATACGTCGCCATGGTGGGTATTCTCATCGGGCTTTTCTTCTTTGGCTTAAAATAA
- a CDS encoding TraR/DksA family transcriptional regulator, protein MAEKKQEKMSQKDLDYFKALLQERRRQLVAAQSDVANNETFQGQRDQGGETAGYATHMADVASDYNSLETNFDLAARDGKYLVYLEEALQRIEDGTFGICKVCKKLIPKARLEAVPTATKCVSCKSETKKREREENRMEMARLYAQQQRMAQRGNS, encoded by the coding sequence ATGGCAGAAAAGAAGCAAGAAAAAATGAGTCAGAAGGATTTGGATTACTTCAAGGCCCTTTTGCAAGAACGTCGCCGTCAACTGGTCGCTGCTCAAAGCGACGTCGCGAACAACGAAACGTTCCAAGGGCAGCGTGATCAGGGCGGTGAAACGGCCGGTTATGCCACTCACATGGCGGACGTCGCTTCCGACTACAATTCCCTCGAAACGAACTTTGACTTAGCCGCTCGCGATGGCAAGTACCTCGTATACTTGGAAGAAGCCCTTCAGCGTATCGAAGACGGCACGTTCGGCATTTGCAAGGTCTGCAAGAAGTTGATTCCGAAGGCTCGCCTCGAAGCGGTGCCGACGGCGACCAAGTGCGTGAGCTGCAAGTCCGAAACGAAGAAGCGTGAACGCGAAGAAAACCGTATGGAAATGGCTCGCCTTTACGCCCAGCAACAGCGCATGGCGCAGAGAGGCAATTCCTGA
- a CDS encoding aldose 1-epimerase, translating to MNFFLESKPLGTVERYVVHADDCELEILAGWGAGLNAWRVPVNGKKMDLLYGYRDAETFRKIQADTNAGVCLSPWPGRTANAKWSWKGKDYKLVNNVSWAPHALHGFLHVLPWKFESFASNEKEAVLTLSRDFYGDANAYPFTYKVTNIYAFNGKSFTVKSIVKNTYHETLPYAQGFHPYFMLGKKVNALTLSMPASHKALLDSADIPTGELEAETRFTGNTPIAETFINDYFAFDAESSDRVSVILKDPETGNQIDVWQKTGKDLWRGIQIYTPPDRESIALEPMSSAPDVLNHHRELIEIIPNASIELLWGAEFGISVR from the coding sequence ATGAACTTTTTCTTGGAATCGAAACCGCTCGGAACAGTAGAACGTTACGTGGTCCATGCGGATGACTGCGAACTGGAAATCCTTGCAGGATGGGGCGCAGGCTTAAACGCTTGGCGCGTCCCGGTGAACGGCAAAAAAATGGACTTGCTTTACGGTTACCGCGACGCGGAAACCTTCCGCAAAATTCAGGCGGATACAAACGCAGGCGTTTGCCTTTCTCCGTGGCCGGGCCGCACGGCAAACGCCAAGTGGTCTTGGAAGGGAAAGGATTACAAGTTGGTGAACAACGTAAGCTGGGCTCCGCATGCGCTTCACGGTTTTTTGCATGTTCTCCCGTGGAAGTTCGAATCCTTTGCGTCCAATGAAAAAGAAGCCGTGTTGACTCTTTCGCGAGACTTTTACGGTGACGCAAATGCTTATCCATTTACATACAAAGTAACAAACATTTATGCGTTCAACGGAAAATCCTTTACCGTAAAATCCATTGTGAAAAATACGTATCACGAAACGCTCCCCTATGCACAGGGATTCCACCCGTACTTTATGCTCGGCAAAAAGGTGAACGCTTTGACTCTTTCGATGCCGGCTTCTCACAAGGCGCTGCTCGATTCCGCGGATATTCCGACAGGGGAACTCGAAGCGGAAACGCGTTTCACAGGAAACACTCCGATCGCGGAAACTTTCATCAACGATTATTTCGCTTTTGACGCCGAAAGTTCGGACCGGGTTTCGGTCATTTTGAAGGATCCCGAAACGGGAAACCAGATTGACGTTTGGCAGAAGACGGGCAAGGATCTGTGGCGCGGTATTCAAATTTACACTCCCCCTGACCGTGAAAGCATTGCGCTTGAACCGATGAGTTCTGCGCCCGATGTGCTGAACCATCACCGTGAATTGATAGAAATCATTCCGAATGCGTCGATTGAACTCCTTTGGGGCGCGGAGTTTGGAATATCCGTTCGATAA
- a CDS encoding tetratricopeptide repeat protein: MKNVFLFLISFMAFSFAGVNELVQEGTEFHDKGKYDYAIAKYKEAEKLDPKSALVKYELGYSYYAKGDVKQALQFAKEAERLNQDPRLVESIASMVGTIYDAMKMPDSSLEAYKAGFAKAPHSYNIPFNAGVTCMGAKRDVEAAEWFVKATRNTKLHPSTYYYLTFVSENLGNWTDVFSYGMYSLLLTQKKDQMQNMLRILYQNSKGLVTVRAKDTITMNLPKKSKKADLHDAFILAYALANMDSLGNRKFYEKDTTSEQIAEYLAHMFKDAVELIAGFDESHYSNVLTPFYKGLVKENLVDAFVYTIVENADRSVYAKWRLIHANDSKRFYDWIHAEFLKVKK; this comes from the coding sequence ATGAAGAATGTATTTCTTTTTCTCATCAGTTTTATGGCGTTTTCGTTTGCCGGCGTGAACGAGCTGGTTCAAGAAGGAACTGAATTTCACGACAAGGGAAAATACGATTACGCAATCGCAAAATATAAAGAAGCCGAAAAACTCGATCCGAAAAGTGCACTTGTCAAGTACGAGCTCGGTTATTCCTATTACGCAAAAGGCGATGTAAAACAGGCGCTTCAATTTGCGAAAGAGGCGGAACGCTTGAATCAGGATCCTCGCTTGGTAGAATCGATTGCAAGCATGGTCGGTACGATTTATGATGCGATGAAAATGCCGGATTCCTCTTTAGAAGCATACAAAGCGGGATTTGCGAAGGCTCCCCATTCTTACAATATTCCTTTCAATGCGGGTGTAACTTGCATGGGAGCAAAGCGGGATGTAGAGGCTGCTGAATGGTTTGTAAAAGCAACGCGGAATACAAAGCTTCATCCAAGTACATATTACTATTTGACTTTCGTTTCTGAAAATTTGGGCAATTGGACGGACGTTTTTTCTTATGGCATGTACTCGCTTTTGCTTACCCAGAAAAAAGATCAAATGCAGAATATGCTTCGTATTTTGTATCAGAATTCAAAGGGACTTGTGACGGTTCGGGCAAAGGATACCATTACGATGAATTTGCCGAAGAAGTCAAAAAAGGCGGATTTGCACGATGCTTTTATTTTAGCTTATGCGTTGGCGAACATGGATTCTTTAGGGAATCGAAAATTTTATGAAAAGGATACCACGTCAGAACAGATCGCAGAATACTTGGCCCACATGTTTAAGGATGCTGTCGAATTAATCGCGGGATTTGATGAAAGTCACTATTCGAATGTCTTGACTCCTTTTTACAAGGGACTTGTGAAAGAAAATCTAGTGGACGCTTTTGTTTACACGATTGTTGAAAATGCCGACAGGTCTGTTTATGCGAAATGGCGACTGATCCATGCGAATGATTCCAAACGTTTTTATGATTGGATTCATGCGGAATTTTTGAAAGTGAAAAAATGA
- a CDS encoding flavin reductase family protein, producing MRKDFGKKAIITPLPVLIIATYNEDGSANAMNAAWGGQREDDQITICLGTSHKTVENLKKRKAFTVSFGTRQTAVVSDFFGIVSGKKLPNKVEKSGLHVMKSANVDAPMFEEYPLTLECTILEMSPDCDGSTYIIGQVENVSADESVLGEDGKVDLGKVQPISYDSVAKAYRVLGEKVGKAFSDGKQLL from the coding sequence ATGAGAAAGGATTTTGGCAAAAAGGCAATTATCACACCGCTTCCTGTTTTGATTATCGCCACTTACAACGAAGACGGCAGTGCAAACGCCATGAATGCGGCCTGGGGCGGCCAACGGGAAGACGACCAGATCACGATTTGCCTCGGAACAAGCCACAAGACCGTGGAAAACCTGAAAAAACGCAAAGCTTTTACCGTGAGCTTCGGCACTCGCCAAACCGCAGTCGTCTCCGACTTCTTCGGTATCGTCAGCGGCAAAAAGTTGCCGAACAAGGTGGAAAAATCCGGACTGCACGTTATGAAAAGTGCAAACGTGGACGCCCCGATGTTCGAAGAATATCCGCTGACTCTCGAATGCACGATTCTTGAAATGAGCCCGGACTGCGACGGCAGCACTTATATCATTGGACAGGTTGAAAACGTGAGCGCTGACGAAAGCGTTCTCGGAGAAGACGGAAAGGTGGATTTAGGCAAGGTACAACCGATTTCTTACGATTCCGTCGCCAAGGCTTACCGCGTCCTCGGTGAAAAGGTCGGCAAGGCATTCAGCGACGGAAAGCAGCTGCTTTAA
- a CDS encoding FISUMP domain-containing protein has product MTGRGYFWVAAIDSIALANDKTNPMECGFNKTCNLTGKIRGACDYGWHIPSKAEWEELLNSVYATDDFAYQHPGNILRILGSDEGIQSGGISSKANDMLGFSVYPFSFGNGWIGGRFWAIDEVYSDDREVATFYVCAYDAGVGGNWKNDYRSVRCIKDED; this is encoded by the coding sequence GTGACGGGTCGTGGCTATTTCTGGGTCGCAGCCATTGATTCGATCGCGCTAGCAAACGATAAGACAAATCCTATGGAATGCGGTTTTAACAAAACCTGCAATTTGACGGGTAAAATTCGCGGTGCCTGTGATTACGGCTGGCATATTCCGAGTAAAGCGGAATGGGAAGAATTGTTAAATTCCGTATATGCGACAGATGACTTTGCGTATCAGCATCCTGGAAACATTTTGCGAATTTTAGGGTCCGACGAAGGAATTCAAAGTGGTGGAATAAGTTCCAAGGCAAACGACATGCTTGGCTTTTCGGTTTATCCATTTTCATTTGGAAATGGATGGATCGGTGGCAGATTCTGGGCTATCGACGAAGTTTACAGTGACGATCGCGAGGTGGCAACATTCTACGTCTGTGCGTATGATGCAGGAGTGGGCGGCAACTGGAAGAACGATTACCGCTCCGTTCGCTGCATCAAAGATGAAGACTAG
- a CDS encoding IS5 family transposase, with the protein MYRPPKSHAQTSLFCSLEEQLNHKHSLYVLANKIDWNKFETEFSKRFDDKMGAPNKPIRLMTGLIILKHIRNVSDESVVEQFQENAYYQYFCGERFFSTEQPCDPSELVHFRHMIGEAGMDMILKESILVNDDHDKQGPTGCGTVFLDTTVQEKNITFPTDAKLANKIIEQVQRIVEEHDLPQRQSYKRTLKKVHRDQRFRNHPKNGKKAHKADRRLKTIAGRLVRELERNLASKNLLNTYKEKIELFKKVLAQKKCDKDKVYSLHEPEVKCIGKGKEHKKYEFGNKVSIARSYSGIIVGAVSFRDEYDGHTIDDTLDHVEQMLGFRPSQAACDRGYRGQKESGTTKIVIPDVPKKNATYYQKEKAHKLFCKRAGIEPINGHLKSDHRMGRNFYKGIFGDMLNAKLAAAAFNFKRAMRRFFVLLEWLYCCFLCREGVNKNGEPPYPALAK; encoded by the coding sequence ATGTACAGACCGCCAAAATCCCACGCACAGACAAGCCTTTTCTGTTCCCTTGAGGAGCAGTTGAACCACAAGCATTCCCTCTACGTTCTCGCGAACAAGATTGACTGGAACAAGTTCGAGACCGAGTTTTCGAAACGGTTTGACGACAAAATGGGTGCGCCGAACAAGCCGATCCGTCTCATGACCGGGCTCATCATCCTGAAGCACATCCGCAACGTATCGGACGAGTCCGTCGTGGAGCAGTTTCAGGAAAACGCCTATTACCAGTATTTTTGCGGAGAACGGTTCTTCTCGACGGAGCAACCCTGCGACCCGAGCGAACTTGTTCACTTCCGGCACATGATTGGCGAAGCGGGCATGGACATGATCCTCAAGGAAAGTATCCTCGTCAACGATGACCACGATAAACAAGGACCGACAGGATGCGGCACGGTCTTTCTTGACACGACCGTGCAGGAAAAGAACATCACGTTCCCTACAGACGCCAAACTTGCGAACAAGATAATAGAACAGGTACAGAGGATCGTGGAAGAGCATGATCTTCCGCAAAGACAGTCCTACAAGAGAACCTTGAAGAAGGTCCATCGTGACCAGCGTTTCCGCAATCACCCGAAGAACGGCAAGAAGGCTCACAAGGCAGATCGCAGGCTGAAGACAATCGCGGGACGGCTCGTCCGTGAATTAGAGCGAAATCTCGCCAGCAAGAACTTGTTGAACACGTACAAAGAAAAAATCGAGCTTTTCAAAAAAGTTCTGGCACAGAAGAAATGCGACAAGGACAAGGTCTATTCGCTTCACGAACCCGAAGTAAAATGCATCGGCAAGGGCAAGGAACACAAGAAATACGAGTTCGGCAACAAGGTGTCAATCGCCCGGAGCTACAGCGGCATCATTGTCGGCGCGGTCTCGTTCCGGGACGAGTATGACGGACATACGATAGACGATACGCTTGACCATGTTGAACAAATGCTTGGATTCAGGCCGAGCCAGGCCGCATGCGACCGAGGCTACCGCGGACAAAAGGAATCCGGAACGACAAAGATCGTGATACCGGACGTCCCGAAGAAAAACGCGACTTACTACCAGAAGGAAAAGGCTCACAAGCTTTTTTGCAAGAGGGCAGGCATCGAGCCTATCAACGGCCACCTGAAAAGCGACCACCGTATGGGTAGAAATTTCTACAAGGGAATCTTTGGCGACATGCTCAATGCAAAGCTTGCAGCAGCGGCGTTCAACTTCAAGAGGGCCATGAGGCGCTTTTTTGTCCTGTTGGAATGGCTATACTGTTGCTTCCTTTGCCGGGAAGGGGTGAATAAAAACGGCGAACCTCCTTATCCTGCGCTCGCGAAGTGA
- a CDS encoding FISUMP domain-containing protein, producing the protein MQIVAMIAMLFLAMFHLSACGNSTSGDPSDLSYTDPDGNDSTIVIKSGSFTDKRDGQKYSTVTVGDYTWMAENLNYKLEGSKNSRDYGTSKNYGVLYSLKQAKKVCPEGWHLPTYAEWKELFSLLEEAHEDSAGWVLKTTSGWESDENGTSGNGGNLIGFSVKPTGFYNGYYALEGQYTAFWVDGDMDWDGYATAIRFDYDDADWHSPELYAYRAEIYVRCLNDKNTLVGTLGTCNDSKEDSIGVWRNEHYTCTDSSWQKSTIEESLNFEFGECKALMFDSVRILSDTAYICDSLTSQWRVAKLGEALGKCSEKKLREMKTYLGETYSCHAIGTITPIYRWEEPDANDMLPKCTVERRTELQTFNENIYICVDSVWEYANEKQIARGECSEKNVDEISIVNDTSYICLSNRSWRRVNHYDSLYGICTSRKIQKLTLIIDTSATAIEDLYHYDSTYYMCDTTGYRLATTVEINTDGKPCTASEVGTMTNGNLNPAFRFYCTPSYGWVSVTDASRKANEVPKSARLNPDIQYGKMTDSRDGQIYYTVKIGNQTWLAENLNYTDENYVKYKKSVCLEDVYSRPLKSRPARITIGKN; encoded by the coding sequence ATGCAAATTGTAGCAATGATTGCCATGTTGTTCTTGGCAATGTTTCATCTTTCTGCTTGCGGAAATTCTACATCGGGCGATCCCTCGGACCTTTCTTACACCGATCCGGACGGGAACGATTCTACAATCGTCATCAAGTCAGGTTCTTTTACGGATAAGAGAGACGGTCAAAAATATTCCACTGTCACCGTGGGCGATTACACCTGGATGGCGGAAAACCTGAACTACAAGCTGGAAGGTTCCAAAAACAGCAGGGATTACGGCACTTCTAAAAATTATGGAGTGCTTTATTCCTTAAAACAGGCAAAGAAAGTTTGCCCTGAAGGTTGGCACCTGCCGACTTATGCGGAATGGAAAGAACTTTTTTCACTTTTGGAAGAAGCTCACGAGGATTCGGCCGGTTGGGTGCTCAAGACCACATCCGGATGGGAATCGGATGAAAATGGAACCAGCGGAAATGGCGGAAATCTGATTGGATTTTCGGTGAAGCCGACCGGATTTTATAATGGTTATTATGCCTTGGAAGGTCAGTATACTGCATTCTGGGTCGATGGCGATATGGATTGGGACGGCTATGCTACCGCAATCCGCTTTGATTATGACGATGCAGATTGGCATTCTCCGGAACTTTACGCATATCGTGCAGAAATCTATGTACGATGCTTGAACGATAAGAATACTCTAGTGGGAACGCTCGGTACTTGCAACGATTCCAAGGAAGATTCTATCGGCGTATGGAGAAACGAACATTATACCTGTACAGATTCGTCATGGCAAAAATCGACTATCGAAGAAAGTCTCAATTTTGAATTTGGGGAATGCAAAGCTTTGATGTTCGATTCTGTACGTATTTTAAGTGACACGGCATATATTTGCGATTCATTGACTTCTCAATGGCGAGTGGCAAAGCTTGGCGAAGCACTTGGAAAGTGCAGTGAAAAAAAACTTCGAGAAATGAAAACCTATCTGGGTGAAACCTATTCCTGTCATGCGATCGGTACGATTACTCCCATCTACAGATGGGAAGAACCCGATGCCAACGATATGCTGCCCAAGTGCACCGTGGAACGTAGGACCGAACTTCAAACGTTCAACGAAAATATTTACATCTGCGTAGATTCTGTTTGGGAGTATGCCAATGAAAAACAAATTGCCCGTGGTGAATGCTCAGAAAAAAATGTGGATGAAATTTCGATAGTAAACGATACGAGCTACATCTGTCTCAGTAATCGCTCGTGGAGAAGGGTCAATCATTACGACTCCCTCTATGGAATTTGCACATCCCGAAAAATCCAAAAGTTGACGTTGATTATCGATACTTCAGCGACAGCGATCGAAGATCTTTATCACTATGATTCTACATATTACATGTGCGATACGACTGGGTACCGCTTAGCGACAACGGTTGAAATCAATACCGACGGTAAGCCTTGTACCGCATCGGAAGTAGGAACCATGACGAATGGAAATCTAAACCCGGCTTTCCGTTTTTACTGTACGCCAAGTTACGGCTGGGTAAGTGTTACAGACGCGAGCCGCAAGGCAAATGAAGTTCCGAAGAGCGCTCGCTTGAATCCGGATATTCAATATGGAAAGATGACGGACAGCCGTGATGGACAGATTTACTATACGGTCAAAATCGGAAACCAGACATGGCTTGCGGAAAATTTGAATTATACAGACGAAAATTATGTGAAATATAAAAAGAGCGTTTGCCTTGAAGATGTATATAGTCGTCCCTTAAAATCCCGCCCAGCCCGCATAACTATTGGGAAAAACTGA